The Corynebacterium freiburgense region ATTATCTGGCTTTTCCCAGTCAGTGTAGAAGGAAGATTCGCCACCAACAGGCAGAATAACGTTCACGTTTTTATCCGCAAAGTATTCTTCAATGTTTGTGTAGAGGGTCCACCCGTTTTCTTCTTCCAATGCACGCAAACCATCAAGTGCCCATACTTCTGGGAAGTTAGCGTTTTTATTGGAATGCCAGTCTCTAGCTAAGAGTATTTGGACCTGTATCGGTTTTTCCGGCATTGCGGCAGACTTAATATACACCGCGATTCTTCGATCAGTAAGCCATTCCACTCGGTCAACATCAACACCACTTGGTAAACCACCAATATCTGGATGATCAGTACGGATAGGCGTCCGTTGCGGCGCCTCACCACCTTCAAGGTATCCAGTTATGCCATCACTAGGGGCCAAGTTTGCGCTTGGGGCAGAAGTTTGTGCGGCCGCAATTGGGGTTGGCGCCAAGAGCGTAAGAGGTACCAAAAGAGCAGCTATACGAGATATACGACGAGCAAAGCGTGAGTGGCGCATAAAAATGGTGTCCTTTAAGTGAAAAATTACTTGCACACGATGGGACCTAGTTTAAGTACAACTTTAAAGTTGTTGTTGGTGTGACACACGGTATCCAACGTTAATTTTTTAAATTTAAGTGACACAGGTGTTCAGCGCACCATCTAATTGCCCACAATAACCTTAGGATTCTTTGACGCTACCGAAAGTTCGTACTGAGGCGGGTCGCAGACTCAATACTTTCTAAGAATTTGATCACATCTCTTATCCGCAATACTGCTATTCGCCCTTTTCAAGGATCGCCACAGCCATACAAACGCAAAAACCGCACCCAAAGGTGCGGTTTATAACAAAATAGGTTTTGTTAGCGTGCGTTCATAACATCCAGAACACGGTCACGGGTACGCCATAGTTCGTCGGTCCAAAGGCGCCAGTTGTGCACACCGGTTGGTGGGTAGTGCGTCGTTGGATTCAAACCAATGGAGCGCGCTTGCTTTTCCCATTCAAGGGTAGTATTCCGCGAAAGGAATTCCAGACCCGCTCCCATAAAGCGCTGGTCAAGTGGCAGGTTCGCATCTTCTGGGCCCCAGAAACCGGTAGCAGCAGAAATGTAGACATCAGCGCCACGGAGGCCTTCCATGTTCAGGAAAGGATCGTTTTCAAAACGGCGTGGGTTGGTGATGCTGCCATACATTGCGTTCAGGTTAAAGCCACCGGTCTCCAAAAGAGCGAGACGCAGGAGGGTTTGCATACCTGGCGCAGTGGTGTGCAAATAGCCAGAGAATGAAAGGGCTTGGCGGAATTGGTTTGGATGACGTGCAGCAAGGTTGAGGGCAGCTGTGCCACCCATGGAAAGACCCGCGATGGAGTTATTGGTCGGGGAAACTCCAAAGTGTTGCTGCAGGTAACCTGGCAGTTCGGAGGTTAGGAAGGTTTCCCACTTATACGTGACTGGCTCCGAAGAGAACGCTGCTGAGTTATCCCAGTCAGAGTAGAAAGAGCCAGCGCCACCCACAGGCATCACTAAGGTGATGTTGGAGTCCACATAAGCTTGTTGTGCGTTTGAATAAACAGTCCAACCTGTGAAGTTATCGTCAGCCCGCATACCGTCCAGAAGGTAGAAACCAGCGTTACCACCTGCGCGAGCGG contains the following coding sequences:
- a CDS encoding alpha/beta hydrolase, whose protein sequence is MTIMNRLRAVGRGATVAAMAIAAAAGLAVAGSGVAQADTRGTLRPDATGTCDWDAAQHWVQRCDVWSESMGRNVPVLVQPARAGGNAGFYLLDGMRADDNFTGWTVYSNAQQAYVDSNITLVMPVGGAGSFYSDWDNSAAFSSEPVTYKWETFLTSELPGYLQQHFGVSPTNNSIAGLSMGGTAALNLAARHPNQFRQALSFSGYLHTTAPGMQTLLRLALLETGGFNLNAMYGSITNPRRFENDPFLNMEGLRGADVYISAATGFWGPEDANLPLDQRFMGAGLEFLSRNTTLEWEKQARSIGLNPTTHYPPTGVHNWRLWTDELWRTRDRVLDVMNAR